A region of Arabidopsis thaliana chromosome 5, partial sequence DNA encodes the following proteins:
- a CDS encoding RING/U-box superfamily protein (RING/U-box superfamily protein; FUNCTIONS IN: zinc ion binding; INVOLVED IN: biological_process unknown; LOCATED IN: chloroplast; EXPRESSED IN: 23 plant structures; EXPRESSED DURING: 13 growth stages; CONTAINS InterPro DOMAIN/s: Zinc finger, C3HC4 RING-type (InterPro:IPR018957), Zinc finger, RING-CH-type (InterPro:IPR011016); BEST Arabidopsis thaliana protein match is: RING/U-box superfamily protein (TAIR:AT3G06330.1); Has 1350 Blast hits to 1348 proteins in 170 species: Archae - 0; Bacteria - 0; Metazoa - 526; Fungi - 109; Plants - 630; Viruses - 4; Other Eukaryotes - 81 (source: NCBI BLink).) — MMEGSSIQPPRNFVLAKDSSTGSSSSSSSSQVKEQSVEDVSRSQPSGSQLDVSIQIPPKPTPSLGILRNLSLKRKASLPNYERRLLLSPSVSETSEKPLVASPITSPYWKRCLSLPSSNSAKLSLVVSTTPVSAVVHSEQPKSNKDGLHASVSRSLSMNRVIVRAVSFDDNKNHISNEANGDQITPVPAEETEEEIPEEEAVCRICLDVCEEGNTLKMECSCKGDLRLVHEHCAIKWFSTKGTRICDVCRQEVRNLPVILLRVPTINQLTNRRELTQQSSEPQSISVGQEFVVLVLISTVCYFFFLEHLLIRDLNSQAIFVAAPFSFTLALLASTFAVILAIREYIWTYAALEFALVALLVHLLYATLRVPVIYAMLFAGILGFGMAMCLNLLCICYSSRPVRFPRNTNLV; from the exons ATGATGGAAGGCTCTTCAATTCAACCGCCCAGAAATTTTGTTCTCGCTAAAGATTCTTCTactggttcttcttcttcttcttcttcttctcag GTTAAAGAACAATCTGTTGAAGATGTATCCAGATCTCAGCCAAGTGGAAGCCAATTGGATGTTTCTATCCAAATACCACCAAAACCGACGCCTAGTTTAGGAATTTTGAGAAATCTGAGTCTGAAAAGGAAAGCTTCTCTACCAAACTATGAGAGAAGATTGCTACTAAGTCCTAGTGTTTCAGAAACCAGTGAAAAGCCTCTTGTTGCAAGTCCGATCACATCGCCTTACTGGAAAAGGTGTTTGTCACTTCCTTCTAGTAATTCTGCTAAACTGTCTCTGGTTGTATCTACAACGCCTGTTTCCGCTGTGGTGCATAGTGAACAGCCTAAGTCTAAT AAAGATGGTCTTCATGCATCTGTTTCAAGATCCTTGTCCATGAACAGAGTGATTGTACGAGCTGTCTCTTTTGACGacaacaaaaatcacatttcaAATGAAGCAAATGGCG ATCAAATCACTCCAGTTCCtgcagaagaaacagaagaagaaattcctgaagaagaagcagtatGCAGGATTTGTCTTGATGTGTGCGAAGAAGGTAACACACTGAAAATGGAATGCAGTTGCAAAGGTGACCTCAGACTTGTTCACGAGCATTGTGCCATTAAGTGGTTTAGTACAAAAGGAACACGAATCTGCGATGTATGCAGACAAGAAGTCCGGAACTTACCAGTGATACTCCTCCGTGTCCCAACAATTAATCAACTTACCAATAGACGGGAACTCACTCAGCAGAGTTCAGAGCCACAAAGCATCAG TGTTGGGCAAGAGTTTGTAGTGCTTGTACTCATCAGCACCGTCtgctacttcttcttccttgaacATTTACTG ATTCGTGACTTGAATTCACAGGCAATATTTGTTGCAGCGCCATTTTCATTCACCCTTGCACTCTTAGCCTCAACTTTTGCCGTCATCCTCG CGATCAGAGAATACATATGGACATACGCAGCTCTTGAGTTTGCACTAGTGGCATTGCTTGTTCATCTATTATATGCTACA CTTCGTGTGCCGGTTATCTATGCAATGCTTTTTGCAGGGATACTGGGTTTCGGGATGGCAATGTGCTTAAACTTGTTGTGCATTTGTTATTCCTCTCGGCCTGTGCGGTTTCCGCGGAATACAAACTTAGTATAA
- a CDS encoding RING/U-box superfamily protein, with product MMEGSSIQPPRNFVLAKDSSTGSSSSSSSSQVKEQSVEDVSRSQPSGSQLDVSIQIPPKPTPSLGILRNLSLKRKASLPNYERRLLLSPSVSETSEKPLVASPITSPYWKRCLSLPSSNSAKLSLVVSTTPVSAVVHSEQPKSNKDGLHASVSRSLSMNRVIVRAVSFDDNKNHISNEANGDQITPVPAEETEEEIPEEEAVCRICLDVCEEGNTLKMECSCKGDLRLVHEHCAIKWFSTKGTRICDVCRQEVRNLPVILLRVPTINQLTNRRELTQQSSEPQSISVGQEFVVLVLISTVCYFFFLEHLLVMLPFSYPEYSKTHTFRYFITNIPSFITKILPFIAKTT from the exons ATGATGGAAGGCTCTTCAATTCAACCGCCCAGAAATTTTGTTCTCGCTAAAGATTCTTCTactggttcttcttcttcttcttcttcttctcag GTTAAAGAACAATCTGTTGAAGATGTATCCAGATCTCAGCCAAGTGGAAGCCAATTGGATGTTTCTATCCAAATACCACCAAAACCGACGCCTAGTTTAGGAATTTTGAGAAATCTGAGTCTGAAAAGGAAAGCTTCTCTACCAAACTATGAGAGAAGATTGCTACTAAGTCCTAGTGTTTCAGAAACCAGTGAAAAGCCTCTTGTTGCAAGTCCGATCACATCGCCTTACTGGAAAAGGTGTTTGTCACTTCCTTCTAGTAATTCTGCTAAACTGTCTCTGGTTGTATCTACAACGCCTGTTTCCGCTGTGGTGCATAGTGAACAGCCTAAGTCTAAT AAAGATGGTCTTCATGCATCTGTTTCAAGATCCTTGTCCATGAACAGAGTGATTGTACGAGCTGTCTCTTTTGACGacaacaaaaatcacatttcaAATGAAGCAAATGGCG ATCAAATCACTCCAGTTCCtgcagaagaaacagaagaagaaattcctgaagaagaagcagtatGCAGGATTTGTCTTGATGTGTGCGAAGAAGGTAACACACTGAAAATGGAATGCAGTTGCAAAGGTGACCTCAGACTTGTTCACGAGCATTGTGCCATTAAGTGGTTTAGTACAAAAGGAACACGAATCTGCGATGTATGCAGACAAGAAGTCCGGAACTTACCAGTGATACTCCTCCGTGTCCCAACAATTAATCAACTTACCAATAGACGGGAACTCACTCAGCAGAGTTCAGAGCCACAAAGCATCAG TGTTGGGCAAGAGTTTGTAGTGCTTGTACTCATCAGCACCGTCtgctacttcttcttccttgaacATTTACTGGTAATGCTTCCTTTTTCTTACCCCGAGTATTCAAAAACACATACATTCCGGTATTTCATAACAAATATCCCATCTTTCATTACAAAGATCTTACCTTTCATTGCGAAGACAACATAA
- a CDS encoding F-box/FBD-like domains containing protein (F-box/FBD-like domains containing protein; FUNCTIONS IN: molecular_function unknown; INVOLVED IN: biological_process unknown; LOCATED IN: chloroplast; EXPRESSED IN: 19 plant structures; EXPRESSED DURING: 10 growth stages; CONTAINS InterPro DOMAIN/s: FBD (InterPro:IPR013596), F-box domain, cyclin-like (InterPro:IPR001810), F-box domain, Skp2-like (InterPro:IPR022364), FBD-like (InterPro:IPR006566), Leucine-rich repeat 2 (InterPro:IPR013101); BEST Arabidopsis thaliana protein match is: F-box/RNI-like superfamily protein (TAIR:AT5G18780.2); Has 1807 Blast hits to 1807 proteins in 277 species: Archae - 0; Bacteria - 0; Metazoa - 736; Fungi - 347; Plants - 385; Viruses - 0; Other Eukaryotes - 339 (source: NCBI BLink).): MVNLMRKFAKSIGRPGTEFWRGEDMISALPDHLLCHILIFLSTDESVLTSVLSSRWRNLWKWVPRLDLNTSDFPYPNDVTCAAFIDKFLNLYNESYLREFKLRIDQANFRSNVSLYEPCLGVVIKKPNVRHFQVESDLLEHWCTSEIRLTLSACQALVCLKLHLVWLNDFESLSLPCLKIMYLEDVVFPSDAAAETLISCSPVLEDLKLSLHRDDVVVVLRVYSQSLKSFTLKRAVPVYAINGAHTVLVDTPRLVYMSLIDYQFKSFKIISMSDYVKVDLDVDFELMRDELSERNIVYDLLNNFSGVRNMTISWTTLKFIHRFHDMNPLPKFRDLTRLRATMSSDASLEVLRIVLESCPKLKHFHFTLELVNDFPEAVITGFSRVLPRCLVFSLESVEMESPITEKATELKLVRYFLENSATLKKLVLLLNHESTGEKHEPGVLKQLIESPRRSSLCQFEVLAVPPNPEPWWIYVKPQRFL; the protein is encoded by the exons ATGGTAAATCTCATGCGGAAGTTCGCAAAATC GATTGGTAGACCGGGAACAGAATTTTGGAGAGGGGAAGATATGATAAGCGCATTACCTGATCATTTGCTATGTCAtatacttatttttctttctactgATGAATCTGTTTTGACGAGTGTTTTGTCTTCTAGATGGAGAAATCTCTGGAAATGGGTTCCTAGGTTAGACTTAAACACCTCTGATTTCCCATACCCTAATGACGTAACTTGTGCGGCTTTCATCGACAAGTTTCTGAATCTTTATAACGAATCCTACTTGCGGGAATTCAAGTTAAGAATTGACCAAGCTAACTTTCGCAGTAATGTATCTCTTTATGAGCCGTGTCTTGGTGTAGTGATTAAGAAGCCCAACGTTCGGCATTTCCAAGTTGAGAGTGATCTGCTTGAGCATTGGTGCACTAGTGAGATACGATTAACCCTTTCTGCTTGCCAGGCATTGGTATGCTTAAAGCTCCATTTAGTATGGCTGAATGACTTTGAGTCTCTATCTTTGCCCTGTCTCAAGATCATGTACTTGGAAGACGTTGTATTTCCTAGCGATGCGGCTGCAGAGACGCTAATCTCGTGCTCTCCGGTTCTTGAAGATTTAAAACTAAGCCTCCATAGAGATGATGTTGTAGTTGTTCTACGTGTCTACTCACAGTCACTAAAGAGCTTCACTCTAAAACGGGCGGTTCCTGTTTATGCTATAAACGGTGCACATACAGTGTTGGTCGATACTCCGAGGCTTGTGTATATGAGTCTCATAGATTACCAATTCAAAAGCTTCAAGATAATCAGCATGAGTGACTATGTCAAGGTTGATCTTGATGTCGACTTTGAACTGATGCGTGATGAATTATCGGAAAGAAATATTGTCTATGATCTTCTCAACAATTTTTCAGGTGTTAGAAATATGACCATCTCGTGGACAACTCTTAAG TTTATCCATAGATTCCATGACATGAACCCACTACCCAAATTTCGTGACTTGACCCGTTTGCGTGCAACTATGTCCTCAGACGCCTCTCTGGAAGTGTTGCGAATCGTTCTTGAGAGCTGCCCGAAGCTGAAACACTTTCACTTCACCTTG GAATTGGTTAATGATTTTCCAGAGGCAGTAATAACTGGATTCTCGAGAGTGTTACCTCGTTGTTTGGTATTTTCCCTTGAATCCGTTGAAATGGAAAGCCCGATCACGGAGAAAGCAACGGAACTGAAACTGGTAAGATACTTTCTGGAGAACTCAGCAACACTCAAGAAGCTTGTTCTACTTCTGAATCATGAGTCTACTGGAGAGAAACACGAGCCTGGTGTCTTGAAACAACTCATTGAATCTCCAAGACGCTCTAGTTTGTGTCAATTTGAAGTTCTTGCAGTGCCTCCAAATCCGGAACCGTGGTGGATTTATGTAAAACCCCAGAGGTTTCTTTAG
- a CDS encoding F-box/FBD-like domains containing protein: protein MVNLMRKFAKSIGRPGTEFWRGEDMISALPDHLLCHILIFLSTDESVLTSVLSSRWRNLWKWVPRLDLNTSDFPYPNDVTCAAFIDKFLNLYNESYLREFKLRIDQANFRSNVSLYEPCLGVVIKKPNVRHFQVESDLLEHWCTSEIRLTLSACQALVCLKLHLVWLNDFESLSLPCLKIMYLEDVVFPSDAAAETLISCSPVLEDLKLSLHRDDVVVVLRVYSQSLKSFTLKRAVPVYAINGAHTVLVDTPRLVYMSLIDYQFKSFKIISMSDYVKVDLDVDFELMRDELSERNIVYDLLNNFSGVRNMTISWTTLKFIHRFHDMNPLPKFRDLTRLRATMSSDASLEVLRIVLESCPKLKHFHFTLVMICKFLT, encoded by the exons ATGGTAAATCTCATGCGGAAGTTCGCAAAATC GATTGGTAGACCGGGAACAGAATTTTGGAGAGGGGAAGATATGATAAGCGCATTACCTGATCATTTGCTATGTCAtatacttatttttctttctactgATGAATCTGTTTTGACGAGTGTTTTGTCTTCTAGATGGAGAAATCTCTGGAAATGGGTTCCTAGGTTAGACTTAAACACCTCTGATTTCCCATACCCTAATGACGTAACTTGTGCGGCTTTCATCGACAAGTTTCTGAATCTTTATAACGAATCCTACTTGCGGGAATTCAAGTTAAGAATTGACCAAGCTAACTTTCGCAGTAATGTATCTCTTTATGAGCCGTGTCTTGGTGTAGTGATTAAGAAGCCCAACGTTCGGCATTTCCAAGTTGAGAGTGATCTGCTTGAGCATTGGTGCACTAGTGAGATACGATTAACCCTTTCTGCTTGCCAGGCATTGGTATGCTTAAAGCTCCATTTAGTATGGCTGAATGACTTTGAGTCTCTATCTTTGCCCTGTCTCAAGATCATGTACTTGGAAGACGTTGTATTTCCTAGCGATGCGGCTGCAGAGACGCTAATCTCGTGCTCTCCGGTTCTTGAAGATTTAAAACTAAGCCTCCATAGAGATGATGTTGTAGTTGTTCTACGTGTCTACTCACAGTCACTAAAGAGCTTCACTCTAAAACGGGCGGTTCCTGTTTATGCTATAAACGGTGCACATACAGTGTTGGTCGATACTCCGAGGCTTGTGTATATGAGTCTCATAGATTACCAATTCAAAAGCTTCAAGATAATCAGCATGAGTGACTATGTCAAGGTTGATCTTGATGTCGACTTTGAACTGATGCGTGATGAATTATCGGAAAGAAATATTGTCTATGATCTTCTCAACAATTTTTCAGGTGTTAGAAATATGACCATCTCGTGGACAACTCTTAAG TTTATCCATAGATTCCATGACATGAACCCACTACCCAAATTTCGTGACTTGACCCGTTTGCGTGCAACTATGTCCTCAGACGCCTCTCTGGAAGTGTTGCGAATCGTTCTTGAGAGCTGCCCGAAGCTGAAACACTTTCACTTCACCTTGGTAATGATCTGCAAGTTTCTTACctaa
- a CDS encoding F-box/RNI-like superfamily protein (F-box/RNI-like superfamily protein; FUNCTIONS IN: molecular_function unknown; INVOLVED IN: biological_process unknown; LOCATED IN: cellular_component unknown; EXPRESSED IN: 22 plant structures; EXPRESSED DURING: 13 growth stages; CONTAINS InterPro DOMAIN/s: FBD (InterPro:IPR013596), F-box domain, cyclin-like (InterPro:IPR001810), FBD-like (InterPro:IPR006566), F-box domain, Skp2-like (InterPro:IPR022364); BEST Arabidopsis thaliana protein match is: F-box/FBD-like domains containing protein (TAIR:AT5G18770.1).): protein MQGRVRGSGEDRISILPEPLLCHILSFLRTKDSVRTSVLSSRWRDLWLWVPRLDLDKSDFSDDNPSASFVDKFLNFRGESYLRGFKLNTDHDVYDISTLDACLMRLDKCKIQHFEIENCFGFCILLMPLIIPMCHTLVSLKLSFVILSKFGSLSLPCLEIMHFEKVIFPSDKSAEVLIACSPVLRDLRISQSGDDAVEVLRVCSASLKSFTLKRTDHDYVGNGEYTVVIDTPRLEYLNLKDYQCQGFKIVSMSEYVRVHVDVVFEVIGGTVLSKRNIICDFLSCVSNVRYMTISRRSLEFIYRHLELKPRFKFHDLARLRATMFSNSSPEMLPVILETCPNLKHLTLELVHDSLVTEGTSGLLTVLPRCLISSLASVDIESPITDKATELKLVSYLLENSTTLKKLVLRLNQSCRDKYEPGLLKQVLQSPRCSSLCQLVIL, encoded by the exons ATGCAAGGACGAGTTAGGGGAAGTGGGGAAGACAGGATAAGCATATTACCTGAACCATTGCTATGTCATATACTTAGCTTTCTTAGGACTAAAGATTCTGTTAGGACAAGTGTTCTGTCTTCTAGATGGAGAGATCTCTGGCTATGGGTTCCTAGATTAGACTTGGACAAATCCGACTTCTCTGATGACAATCCATCTGCCAGTTTCGTCGATAAGTTTCTGAATTTTCGAGGTGAATCTTACTTGCGTGGATTCAAGTTAAACACTGACCACGATGTCTATGACATTTCTACACTCGACGCCTGTCTGATGAGACTTGATAAGTGTAAGATTCAGCATTTTGAAATCGAGAATTGTTTTGGCTTTTGTATCCTCCTGATGCCTTTGATAATTCCAATGTGTCACACTTTGGTAAGCTTGAAACTCAGTTTCGTAATTCTGAGTAAATTCGGGTCTCTTTCTTTACCCTGTCTCGAGATAATGCACTTTGAAAAGGTTATATTTCCCAGTGACAAGTCTGCAGAGGTGCTAATTGCATGCTCTCCGGTTCTTAGAGATTTGAGAATAAGCCAGAGTGGAGATGATGCTGTTGAAGTTTTACGCGTCTGCTCTGCCTCACTGAAGAGCTTCACTCTGAAACGGACGGATCATGATTATGTTGGAAATGGTGAATATACAGTTGTGATCGATACTCCGAGACTTGAGTATCTGAATCTCAAAGATTATCAATGCCAAGGCTTCAAGATAGTCAGTATGAGTGAATATGTCAGGGTTCATGTTGATGTCGTATTTGAAGTGATAGGTGGTACTGTATTGTCGAAAAGAAATATCATTTGTGATTTTCTATCCTGTGTCTCAAACGTCAGATATATGACCATCTCAAGGAGGAGTCTTGAG TTCATCTATCGTCACCTGGAATTGAAGCCACGATTCAAATTTCATGACTTGGCTCGTTTGCGTGCTACTATGTTCTCAAACTCCTCTCCGGAAATGTTGCCAGTCATTCTTGAGACATGCCCGAATCTGAAACACCTCACCTTG GAATTGGTTCATGATTCTCTAGTGACGGAGGGGACAAGTGGACTTTTGACTGTGCTGCCTCGTTGTTTGATATCATCCCTTGCATCTGTCGATATCGAAAGCCCAATCACGGATAAAGCAACGGAACTGAAACTGGTTAGCTACTTGTTGGAGAACTCGACAACTCTGAAGAAGCTTGTTCTACGTTTGAATCAGTCTTGTAGAGATAAATATGAGCCAGGTCTCTTGAAACAAGTCTTACAATCTCCAAGGTGCTCTAGTTTGTGTCAATTAGTCATTCTCTGA
- a CDS encoding F-box/RNI-like superfamily protein — MQGRVRGSGEDRISILPEPLLCHILSFLRTKDSVRTSVLSSRWRDLWLWVPRLDLDKSDFSDDNPSASFVDKFLNFRGESYLRGFKLNTDHDVYDISTLDACLMRLDKCKIQHFEIENCFGFCILLMPLIIPMCHTLVSLKLSFVILSKFGSLSLPCLEIMHFEKVIFPSDKSAEVLIACSPVLRDLRISQSGDDAVEVLRVCSASLKSFTLKRTDHDYVGNGEYTVVIDTPRLEYLNLKDYQCQGFKIVSMSEYVRVHVDVVFEVIGGTVLSKRNIICDFLSCVSNVRYMTISRRSLEFIYRHLELKPRFKFHDLARLRATMFSNSSPEMLPVILETCPNLKHLTLVIRCFDSTTSYKDYFLCGTLILVLGFAGIGS, encoded by the exons ATGCAAGGACGAGTTAGGGGAAGTGGGGAAGACAGGATAAGCATATTACCTGAACCATTGCTATGTCATATACTTAGCTTTCTTAGGACTAAAGATTCTGTTAGGACAAGTGTTCTGTCTTCTAGATGGAGAGATCTCTGGCTATGGGTTCCTAGATTAGACTTGGACAAATCCGACTTCTCTGATGACAATCCATCTGCCAGTTTCGTCGATAAGTTTCTGAATTTTCGAGGTGAATCTTACTTGCGTGGATTCAAGTTAAACACTGACCACGATGTCTATGACATTTCTACACTCGACGCCTGTCTGATGAGACTTGATAAGTGTAAGATTCAGCATTTTGAAATCGAGAATTGTTTTGGCTTTTGTATCCTCCTGATGCCTTTGATAATTCCAATGTGTCACACTTTGGTAAGCTTGAAACTCAGTTTCGTAATTCTGAGTAAATTCGGGTCTCTTTCTTTACCCTGTCTCGAGATAATGCACTTTGAAAAGGTTATATTTCCCAGTGACAAGTCTGCAGAGGTGCTAATTGCATGCTCTCCGGTTCTTAGAGATTTGAGAATAAGCCAGAGTGGAGATGATGCTGTTGAAGTTTTACGCGTCTGCTCTGCCTCACTGAAGAGCTTCACTCTGAAACGGACGGATCATGATTATGTTGGAAATGGTGAATATACAGTTGTGATCGATACTCCGAGACTTGAGTATCTGAATCTCAAAGATTATCAATGCCAAGGCTTCAAGATAGTCAGTATGAGTGAATATGTCAGGGTTCATGTTGATGTCGTATTTGAAGTGATAGGTGGTACTGTATTGTCGAAAAGAAATATCATTTGTGATTTTCTATCCTGTGTCTCAAACGTCAGATATATGACCATCTCAAGGAGGAGTCTTGAG TTCATCTATCGTCACCTGGAATTGAAGCCACGATTCAAATTTCATGACTTGGCTCGTTTGCGTGCTACTATGTTCTCAAACTCCTCTCCGGAAATGTTGCCAGTCATTCTTGAGACATGCCCGAATCTGAAACACCTCACCTTGGTGATTCGTTGCTTTGACTCTACAACTTCTTACAAAGATTATTTTCTATGTGGTACACTCATCTTGGTTTTGGGATTTGCAGGAATTGGTTCATGA
- a CDS encoding Ribosomal protein L33 family protein (Ribosomal protein L33 family protein; FUNCTIONS IN: structural constituent of ribosome; INVOLVED IN: translation; LOCATED IN: ribosome, intracellular, large ribosomal subunit; CONTAINS InterPro DOMAIN/s: Ribosomal protein L33 (InterPro:IPR001705); BEST Arabidopsis thaliana protein match is: Ribosomal protein L33 family protein (TAIR:AT3G06320.1); Has 1807 Blast hits to 1807 proteins in 277 species: Archae - 0; Bacteria - 0; Metazoa - 736; Fungi - 347; Plants - 385; Viruses - 0; Other Eukaryotes - 339 (source: NCBI BLink).), which produces MGDKRKKTFMFIRLVSAAGTGFFYVKRKSTKGLLEKLEFRKYDPRVNRHVLFTEQKMK; this is translated from the coding sequence ATGGGGgacaagaggaagaagacgttCATGTTCATCCGTCTTGTCTCAGCTGCTGGAACTGGTTTCTTCTATGTCAAGAGGAAGAGTACCAAGGGACTTCTTGAGAAGCTCGAGTTCCGTAAGTACGATCCTCGAGTCAACCGTCATGTCCTCTTCACTGAGCAGAAGATGAAGTGA
- a CDS encoding Cox19-like CHCH family protein (Cox19-like CHCH family protein; FUNCTIONS IN: NADH dehydrogenase (ubiquinone) activity; INVOLVED IN: mitochondrial electron transport, NADH to ubiquinone; LOCATED IN: mitochondrial respiratory chain complex I; EXPRESSED IN: 24 plant structures; EXPRESSED DURING: 14 growth stages; CONTAINS InterPro DOMAIN/s: CHCH (InterPro:IPR010625); BEST Arabidopsis thaliana protein match is: Cox19-like CHCH family protein (TAIR:AT3G06310.3); Has 415 Blast hits to 415 proteins in 157 species: Archae - 0; Bacteria - 0; Metazoa - 232; Fungi - 109; Plants - 65; Viruses - 0; Other Eukaryotes - 9 (source: NCBI BLink).), with product MSSAVDATGNPIPTSAVLTASAKHIGMRCMPENVAFLKCKKNDPNPEKCLDKGRDVTRCVLGLLKDLHQKCQKEMDDYVGCMYYYTNEFDLCRKEQEAFEKVCPLK from the exons ATGTCGAGTGCGGTGGACGCTACGGGAAACCCGATCCCTACTTCGGCGGTTTTAACGGCGTCAGCGAAGCATATAGGTATGAGGTGTATGCCGGAGAATGTTGCGTTCCTCAAATGCAAGAAGAATGATCCAAACCCAGAGAAGTGTCTCGACAAAGGTCGTGACGTCACTCGCTGCGTGCTTGGCTT GCTGAAGGATCTTCACCAGAAGTGCCAAAAGGAGATGGATGATTATGTTGGGTGTATGTATTACTACACAAACGAGTTTGATCTGTGTAGGAAAGAGCAAGAAGCCTTCGAGAAAGTGTGTCCCTTGAAATGA